The region ACTTGACcgttttttcgaaaaaaaaatctgtggCCGCCTCCTCCATAGTTATGGAGGGGGTAAATCCGGATCCGGGTGGGAATAAAGGAGGGGAACGTAGGGAGCTGAGAAACAGGGGGGATAAAGGGAGTTCTGGGGAAATGGGGACCAATATGGTGTCCCAAAGGGACGTGATGCCAGAAATGAGCAATGATTTGGACGATTCTGGGAGGGGGTACATTGGCGGGGGGGATGTCTCCCCAACCCCTACTTTGGGGAGATTGTGGGCGGATGTCGATGAGGAAGTAAACCTCTCGGAGATGTCTCCTGACGATGGAGACAATCTCAAGGAGGCTGATAGGGAGGGTTCAGGAAGTGGTGCGAAGACCTTGAACCGGAAAGGAAAAGGGGAAAAAAGGGTAAGAGCCCGCTCAGTCAGCGAGGAAGAGGCCCCGGAACGCAAACTGGGCACTTCCCACCGTGGCCGTGGCAAAGGTCATTATACTGGGCTTGGCGCCGCTAGAGCCAAACTGCAGCAGGCGCAACAGGAAGAATATGAGACAGATGCTGATATGGATACCAACCACAGTCCCAAACCAAGACGGAGCACGGGCAGGCGGTCGCGTAGCCCAGTATGCATGAATTTAACACGAGATGTGTTCGATACTCCTGGTGATCGCATCAAGGCCTATGCCCAGGATATTATGAAGGATGCCGGTAAGAGCAAGAATCTCAAGGGTGCGATATGGGGCAGTATTAACTCTGCGTGCAAAGAGTTAATGGATATTGCAGACGCACTTGGGGAGTCAGATGTTGTCCGCTCCCTTAAAGCAGACAACCAAAGGATGCGGAAGGAGTTGGAACATCTCCGACTCGAAACGAAGGCACTGCGCACGGCTTTTTCGGAGCGCAATCTGACGAAGGAACCAACGGTGGGGAGGAATGACGATATGTCCGCCCTCCTTCAAGATATGGGCACTCTCATGGACACTCGTCTAGGGGAATTCAAGCGCGAAATCTTCGTGTCTTTGGGAGAGATGGTCAATGCCCGCCTCGAGAGGGTGGAGGGACGCCTACCACCAGAGCCCATCCTCCGGCCGCCGCTGGCTTCCGACAGGAGGGTGCTCCTAGACCTGGAAGTGACGGGACACCAAGATTTTGAGCCTAGCGCCCCAAGGCCGAAAAAGAGAAATAAGGGGGCATCTCAGTCGGTCTCCCAAATGGCGTCTAGTCAAACATCAGGGGGGGCGTCCAGAGTGGCTGAATTGACCCAGCTGCTGCCGTCTCCAGTTGGGCAGGTCAAAACCAGGCCTGTACCTGCACCAAGGGCCAAAAAATCCCAGGAGGCGGTCCCTGCTGCCAGGGCGCCAAGGGGAGTGGCTCGGCCGAGTGTGCCACCGCCTGCACCCCCACAGGATAGTTGGACTACGGTGGTCAAGAAGAACAAGGGCAAGGGCAAGGGTTCTGCCCCGCCCCAGTCCCAACAGCAGCAGACTCCGACCAGGGGCACAGCCCTGAAAAAGACGACGGCCCCAAAACTAGTGGCCCCAAATATGGCGGCGGTCGTGGTGGCTCTTAAGCCTGAGGCTCAAACTGACTACAGGACGGTCATGGAAAAGGCCACCACGCTAAAACTGGCGGAACTTGGAGTTGATCACCTCAAAGTGCGCAAGTCGGCCACAGGGGCGCGAATCATTGAGGTCCCCGGAGCGCAGAGCAGCCAAGCGGCTGACAACCTGGCAGACCGACTCCGTGATCTAATAGGCGATGTGGCAGATGTATACCGGCCAGTAAAAAAAGCAGAAATTAAGATTTCCGGATTTAACGAGTCCGTCACTCCGGAGATCATAAAAAAGGAGGTTGCCGCCAGAGGCAATTGTAAAGAGGAGCAGGTGATGGTTGGCGCAATCAGAATGGCAGCAAATGGGTCCGGCTCAGTCATCATACGCTGCCCACTAACAACGGCTAAAGTGGTCGTCACAGCAGGACGCATTGTGCTCGGATGGTCAGCGGCGCGTGTAGAGGCTCTGGAACAGCTACCTTTACGCTGTTACCGCTGCATGGGGACGGGACATACGAGGCCTCTGTGCCCGTCTCCGGTGGATAGAGGCAACTGGTGCTACAGGTGCAGCAAACCAGGTCACATGAGCAAGGACTGCACTGCGTTGGCCCCCTGGTGCGCTGTATGCCACCACGCGGGACTAAAGGCGGGGCATGTGATGGGCGGGCAAGCTTGCACCCCCCCACCAGTTAGAGGGAAGGAAGCCTGCACTGCTGGCCCTGGTGCTGCTGCCGCGGCCGCTTCCCCGAATGTACCTGAAAATCGGACGGAACAACAACTTATGGATATTTAAtgtcacaaatgcaaaatttagAAATACTCCAATGCAACGTAAACCACTGCGCTCGTGCACAAGATCTTATGATCCAACACATGGCGGAGTGGGAGGTTGCTGCGACTGTTGTAGCGGAGCCGTACTATGTCCCTGCGCAATCAAACTGGGTAGGCGATAGGGTTGGAAATGTAGCCATAGTGGCACCGGCTATGGGTGGTCTGCCCCTCTCCAGAGTGTCATGTGGCTCTGGATACGTATTGGCCAAACTGGGGGACATTGTGCTAGTTGGTGTTTACTTCTCCCCTAATAGGCCACTGCGGGAGTTCGAGGCCTACCTGGAGAGGCTCGGACGGGCGGTAGCTGGAGCAGCTCCCTCCCCCATAATGGTCCTGGGAGATCTGAACGCCAAATGTGCTGCCTGGGGCTCCCCTAGGACCGATCCCAGAGGAGCGGTACTCCTGGACTGGTTAACTGGACTCGGACTTGAGGTGGTCAACCGGGGCGCAGCCGACACTTGCGTGCGCCGCCAGGGGGGATCAATTGTCGATGTCACTCTGGCCTCCCCAGTGGTGGCAGCACGCATAGCAGACTGGCGAGTCCTAGCAGACACGGAGACCCTCTCTGACCACTTATATATCAGAATGAGGGTCTCCAGAGCCCGGCAATGCCAACAGCCCAGACCGGCGAGAGGAGCGGGGAGCCTGCCGAAATGGAGCCTGGCCTCTCTGGACCGTGAAGCGGCAAGGGAGGCAGCTATGGTAGAAGCTAGGTGGGGGCGGCAACTACCCGAGGATGCCAACGTGGACATTATGGCCCTGGACTTCCGGGCCTCCCTCACGAGGACTTGCGACGCCTCAATGAGAAGAGCGGGGCCACCTCGAAGGAAAAGGGCCACATATTGGTGGTGTCCAGAGGTTGCCGCTCTACGGCTTACCAGCAATGCGGCACGTCGGCAATACACGCGCTGCCGAAGAAGGCGGCACACACAAGAGGAGCTAGACGCGTACTACGTAGCGCTAAGTGAGGCCAAGGGGGCCCTGAGCATCGCCATTGCCAAGGCGAAAGATGCGGCGCACACGGCCTTTTTGGCCTCTCTAGACGAGAACCCATGGGGGCGGCCCTACaaacttgtaaggaaaaagCTCCGCCAGGCCGCTCCTATGGATGCAATGCAAATGGGGCCCCTCCAAAACATATTAGAGGGGCTGTTTCCTCCAGCTCCAGAATTCAACCCGCCTGCAATGGTGGTGCCCCGAGAG is a window of Cydia splendana chromosome 1, ilCydSple1.2, whole genome shotgun sequence DNA encoding:
- the LOC134806248 gene encoding uncharacterized protein LOC134806248, translating into MGTNMVSQRDVMPEMSNDLDDSGRGYIGGGDVSPTPTLGRLWADVDEEVNLSEMSPDDGDNLKEADREGSGSGAKTLNRKGKGEKRVRARSVSEEEAPERKLGTSHRGRGKGHYTGLGAARAKLQQAQQEEYETDADMDTNHSPKPRRSTGRRSRSPVCMNLTRDVFDTPGDRIKAYAQDIMKDAGKSKNLKGAIWGSINSACKELMDIADALGESDVVRSLKADNQRMRKELEHLRLETKALRTAFSERNLTKEPTVGRNDDMSALLQDMGTLMDTRLGEFKREIFVSLGEMVNARLERVEGRLPPEPILRPPLASDRRVLLDLEVTGHQDFEPSAPRPKKRNKGASQSVSQMASSQTSGGASRVAELTQLLPSPVGQVKTRPVPAPRAKKSQEAVPAARAPRGVARPSVPPPAPPQDSWTTVVKKNKGKGKGSAPPQSQQQQTPTRGTALKKTTAPKLVAPNMAAVVVALKPEAQTDYRTVMEKATTLKLAELGVDHLKVRKSATGARIIEVPGAQSSQAADNLADRLRDLIGDVADVYRPVKKAEIKISGFNESVTPEIIKKEVAARGNCKEEQVMVGAIRMAANGSGSVIIRCPLTTAKVVVTAGRIVLGWSAARVEALEQLPLRCYRCMGTGHTRPLCPSPVDRGNWCYRCSKPGHMSKDCTALAPWCAVCHHAGLKAGHVMGGQACTPPPVRGKEACTAGPGAAAAAASPNVPENRTEQQLMDI